Genomic window (Phacochoerus africanus isolate WHEZ1 chromosome 1, ROS_Pafr_v1, whole genome shotgun sequence):
GGGCAGAGTCCTGCGGGAGGGTCCGTGCTGAGGCGACGAGTATGCTTGTTTGTCATCATCGGTACTTGAGGGTCTGAGTGTACATGTGTGTCGGTGTGGTGTGTGTCATTGTTCCTGTGTGCCTGTGTTGGTTGAGAGGCGGAAGGGAGTGTCGGTCTGTTTGCCTGCTTCTGTCTGTGTATGTCtactgtgtgtgtttatgtgtgtgtgtgattttaaggGTGTATGTATTTCTGAGGGCTGTGTTTAGGTGTCCGTCTGCTTGTGCATGTGtgcttcgtgtgtgtgtgtgtgtgtgtagttttagggttgtgtgtgtggctgtgtgctTGAAATATGAGAGTCTGTATGTGATTTTGAAAACATCAGTGTGTCTGTCAGCGTTTCGATATCTGCCTGTGTGCATGGTTTTAAAGGTGTGTATTTCAAGGTATCAGTTGTGCACAGGCCCATGCGTACGCAAGGAGGCTGTGTGTATGTGCAGAGAATAGCTTGTACAAAGGAAAAGACTCTGGGGATGAGACTCTGTGTGCACCTGTGTACACCTGTGTGTCGTTGACCTGTATGCCAAGGACCTAGCTCGGGTAcaactcctctctcctctccctcattTCTGTAATGTACAGTTGTTTGAAGCACAGCTGCCTGGTTTGCCATAACAATGGCCAAAGTCCTACCCATTTGTTCTTACCCAGCAAGGTGCCCTGTGTCCCAGGCCCATCAAAGGAGAGGTGCAACAAGAATGCTTTGCCTGATAGGAACCTAGGGTGCTGCGTTGGAGGTGTGCAACGGAGGCTGGTTGTggatcagaaggaagagaggaccCAGCTCTTCCTCCTTTCAGCTCTGGTTCTCCATCAGCCCCAGAGGGGCTGCCACTGCCCAGTCACCACCTGACCCTGGAAGGGGGATCGGCGTGGGAGACATCCCCAAAGCTTCTGGGAACAAGGCAAGCCTATTCATTCTAGATTCAAGAAATGATGACAGGACAGCTCCTGGTGAAGTCCACTCTATTTTTGAAATCTTACAGGAAGTTTGTGAGGGTACCCTTGAAGTTATCTCTCCCATTTTATTGACAAGGCAGGCATACAGCCAGGGATTGGCAgagcagagagttcccattgtggcccagccggttaagaacccgactagtatccatgaggatgggggttcgatccctggccttgctcagtgggttaaggatctggcattgctgcaagctgtgtataggccacagatatggctcgaatcccatgttgctgtggtgtggcataggcttgcatctctgattcaacccctagcctgggaacttccatgtgccacaggttcacccccccccaaaaaaaatagaggagttggCAGAGGAGAGTCTCAAAGGCAGGGCTAACTGCTCTGTCTGGGTTCTGGTTCCTGagggctgtctcctgggctggcAAAGGAACCAGACTTGAAGAGTCCATGAAAGAGGCCATTTGGTGTGAAGTTGGGAGTAGGGGGCAGTTGTCTCTCCAGCCTCCATGCCACCCTTTTCATTTCTAGGTGTGCCATGCCCTTCCCTAGCCCCATCCTCCCTTATGCCTAGGCATTTCCTCCATCAAGGATATTCTCCATGAGTTCTCCTCCCACTTGATATCAGCTGGGGTAGAGCATTAAATATTGCTATCAATGGTAAAACAGATTCTGATTTTAGCATTAGTATGTGCAATGTGATAAAAAGAACCATTTTTCCAAACAGGCTGTCAGTGAGACATCACTTTACCCTTTGACATCTTTCATCTTTGATGACCCTCACCACTCTGTCCACCAGTTCATTTGTCACCTCTCAGCCCTGGTTTCCTCCTTAGCAAACTGAGTGTGGCCTGGTGGTTAGGATCCCTGCTCTGGGCTCAAGTCCCAGTTCCCCTACCTGCTACTCTACACTTTGGGCAAGAGAatttacctctctgagcttcagtttccttatctctaagaGACCTATAATCATATCTGCTCCCTAGCATTCCTTTATGGATTCAAGAGTCATTACATGTGACAGGCCAAGCACAGAGCCTGGCTGTCAGAAGCACCTGGTGGATGGAAGTGGTTTTAGCTGgcatgaggatgatggtggtcAATGATGCTGGGAGGACATCTCAGATGCTCCTCACACTGTGGAGTATCTGAGCCCTTGCCCTGGAATGGTTGAGTGTGAACCCTCAGACCCTTGCCCAGAGCGGGGGAAAGGACAAGGGCTGAGTTGTTCCTCTGCTGGGAGCTCCGGGGTGGGATTTGAGGAAGAGATCCAGGTGGCCTTCTGGGGGCTCAGTCCTaccctcttctccttttcctctcctcctccagacTGTGGTACAGTCCTCCATGAGCCGCTCCCAGGTAGccctgctgggcctgggcctgctGCTTATGCTGCTACTGTATGTGGGGCTTCCAGGACCATCTGAGCAGACCTCCTGGCTCTGGGGAGAACCCAATATCACGATCCTGGCTGGTCTCACCCCTGGCGACTCCCCCCTTTTTTACCGCGAGGTGCTCCCCCTCCACCGGGCCCGCAGGTGGGTGCTGACCCCAGGGTGTAGTGAAAAGACTAGGCCCAAGGAGAGCCCCTGTGTGGGACCCCGCCAGCTTATCTCAGGGTGCTCAGGACCTGGGAGGGCAGTGAGAGAAGCCTAGGAAGAAAGAATGGTGGGCCACTCCCAGACCCTCAGGACACACACTCCCCTGTGTGCCTACAGGGTGGATGTGGTGCTGCTCCATGGAAAGGCCTTTAACTCCCACACGTGGGAGCAGCTGGGCACGCTGCAACTGCTGGCGCAGAGGGGCTACCGGGCCGTGGCCCTTGACCTCCCAGGTGAGACCCACCACCTCTGGGTCTAGGAAGGTAATATGTAGCAGGGACAAGGGGGCAGCATCCCAAAGAGGGGAGCTGGAGGGGTCGGAAGGCCCTAAGGTGTGGCTGGGGAACATCCAGACCCCAATGTGTGGACTGGCAGTGGAAAGTCACAACACAAAaaagatctgtttttattttctacctcAAAAACTACAGTGTGGATTGTTGCATGTCCCAGAGCAGTTAGAAGTGTGACCTGCTTCACAAGCAATTGCATGAGGAGGTCTCACTGTACCTTGGATGTCAAActaagtagtttttgtttttttcaacctTAGAAATGATTTATGCTATTAttcttgtcattaaaaaaaaaatcaaacaggagttcccactgtggtgcagcaggatcagccgtgtctctgtagcaccaggactcaaggtctatccccagcctggcacagtggatctgacgttgctgtggttgtagtgtaagTCACAACCGTGGcttggttctgatccctggcccgggaactccatatgccttgggggaacccaaaaagaaaaacaaacaaaaacccaagagtgcagccctcagagacccaagctgtgtttctctttttctcatgagTCTAAGCTGTTTTGGGGTGCCAGTCCCTCCTTGGGTGTTTACATACCTAGACAAACATTATATACGGGGTTGTGTGGTGGAGGTTTTAAACATAACTGGTGTCCTGCCTTCTCAGCACATCTATTTACAACCCAGTTTTCTTCTCCTCTACCATATCTCATGGATCACGACAGGCACTAGGACCCTCCCTCGCCATAGTGTGTGCCATCAGAAGGATGGACAGGTTTTATCTGGTCATTCCTCTACTGGGGCTGTGTAGGCTGATTTAGAGTTTTCGGTATCAGCTGAAATCCTCAAGTTAGGAAGCTGAAGCATCTTTGGCCTTGTAGGCAATAATTTCTGTAGGGTAGACATCAAGGACAATTGGacacatatcaaaaaaattttttttgtcttttttggccgcccctcagcatatggaattccccagcCAAGCTGTggttgcgacctgtgccacaactgtagCAGTGCTGTATCCTTTAGCCCACtttgctggaccagggatcaaacctgcgtcctggcactgcagagacaccattgatcctgttgcatcacagtgggaacgcctcacATTTTGCAACAAATATTATGTTACCCTTCAAAAATGCTGTATGGACTTATCCTCCAATCGGTCCTGTATGAAAGTGtctgtttctccacatcttccctAACATTGTGCAttatcagtctttttattttttcttttcttttttctttctttgtattatcAGTCTTTTTAGTTTTGACAACATAATGAATGAAAGATGTTCTTCTAGCAGCTCTATCacaaaacattacaaaaaaaatacCTGGGAAGTTTGGGGTAGCAGATGCTATATGCCACTGTTCCCCATCTCTTTTCCCCCACTGTGGTGGGCAGGAAATCATGACCTCTTTCCCAGCCTCTTTCAGTGGGTGCTTTCTGCTGTTCCCAGGTTTTGGGAATTCGGCACCTTCAAAGGAGGCAAGCACAGAGGCGGGGCGGGCAGAGCTGCTGGAGCGAGTGTTACGGAACCTGGAGGTGCAGAATGCCGTGCTGGTGAGCCCTTCCCTGAGTGGGCGCTATGCTCTGCCCTTCCTGATGCGAGGCCACCACCAGCTGCATGGATTCGTGCCCATTGCACCTGCCTCCACCCAGAATTACACCCAGGAACAGTTCTGGGCTGTGAAGGTACTGGGAGGAGGGTCTCCAACGTCCTGGCTTCCTGTCCCTGGTTGAGGCACAGAGGGAAAGGGACTCGGGTCTTACCTGGAGGATGCATGGTCCCATCCTTGATGTAGATGGAagagatggggagtttggggaagATGTCCTAAGGAGGGGCTTGAGGGTCAGTCTGCATCAGGCCCTAGGATCACAGCCCCTTGCCTTGCCCTGCAGACCCCGACTCTCATCTTGTACGGGGAGCTGGACCGCATCCTGGCTCAggagtcactgcagcagctccgccACCTGCCTAACCACTCTGTGGTGAAGCTGCGCAACGCAGGCCATGCCTGCTACCTCCACAAGCCACAAGACTTCCACCTCGTCCTCCTTGCCTTTCTTGACCATCTGCCTTGAGCTTACCCACTGCCCAGGCCCAGGCTTGGCCTAAGCTTGGAGGGTCTGAACCAGTCCTCACCAGGGAGGCAGTCCCTAGAATTGGAGGGCAGCAGCCAGAGGACCAGGCCCAGTCAGGACCTCTCATTTCATCTCAGAggcacaataaaaaagaaaacaaaaatttttgttATGCCTTGGGAATGATAGATCCTATTTCCTGATGTTGTTGCAGGTGGGGTGGGAGCTAAGGGCAAGTCTGGGACTGCCTTGGGGCTGAGAGCTGGAGGGAGTGCTTTTCAGCAGCTTGGGAAGGCTAAGGACATGGGCTGCTGCTCATAGACGGCCACCGTTACCACTCTGTaactgagtttcctcatctgtaaaatgggcatgatggTAACACCTAGCTCAGGAAAGTGGTTTTAGGATGGAATGAAATAAGTCTGGATAAGCAGAGCACTTGATCACACAGGAGTGGTGACTGACCACTGGGACTGGTGGAAAATCCAGGGTTTGGCAGCTGAGCTGAGTGAGCCAGGAATGCAGAACCTATGGCCAGTGAGCATGATGTGTAAAGGTGGGGACAGGGAATGTGGTTTAAAAAGTAGCATAGTGTGGGGAATGTGGTTTAAAAAGTAACATagtgtaggggtgggggtggtgtttCTTCCGGTACCCCTCCTGAATTCTTTCCGCTAGACTAGCGATAAAATTaacacaaaacaggagttcctgccatggtacaAGGGGATCAGTGgcacctctgcagcaccagaaggcgggttcaatccccagcccggcacaatgggttaagggatCAAGCAGTgctacacctgtggtataggtcacaactgcggcttggatctgatccctggcccctggcccaggaactccatatggtggccaaaaaaaaaaaaaaattacacaaaacagattaacaggaggaagagaagcaaatTTTAACCTAGTGCAAGGTCTTATAGAGATGAGACCTACGAAGTGGACAGAGCAGCCAGCTTTTATACTtgttagacaaagaaacaataaatttgtgagGGCTCGACAGAACAAAGAaacttctgttttgctttttagggccgtactcgcagcatatggaggatcccaggctgggggttcaataagagctacagctgctggcctacaccacagccacagcaacgcaggatccgagccgtgttggcaacctacaccacagctcacagcaacaccacatctttaaccccctcaacgaggccagggatcaaacccacaacctcatggttcctagtcggatttgtttccgctgtgccacaacaggaactcctgttttggtttggtttggtttggttgcaCTTgtagcaagtggaagttcctgggactaGCGATTGACtccaagccaaagctgtgacctaccccCAGCTgcaacaactctggatcctttaacccactgccctgagcctgggatcgaacccacaccgccacagcaacccaagccactgcatattcttaacccactgtgccacagcaggaactcctgaaaacttgTATTTTGGATGCTCGATTAGTAAAGAATATAAACAGTTTGGGCTTGAAGGTGGTAAAGTAACAAGGGGTTTGGAGTTtgcagtgtggtgcagtgggttaatgatccagcttgccTCCAGGGAGGCGCTGGTTTTATCCCctgccctgtgcagtgggttaaagaaccaccgttgctgcagctgtggcataggtcacagctccagctcagattcaatccctggcctaggctTAGATCCTTGgcctgccacaggtgcggccaaaaaaagggTGAATAAAAAAGATTTGTGCAAACAGGCTTAGCCTGAATTCCCTATCTCTGGATTAATAAGGTACACTCCACATG
Coding sequences:
- the ABHD14A gene encoding protein ABHD14A, with protein sequence MSRSQVALLGLGLLLMLLLYVGLPGPSEQTSWLWGEPNITILAGLTPGDSPLFYREVLPLHRARRVDVVLLHGKAFNSHTWEQLGTLQLLAQRGYRAVALDLPGFGNSAPSKEASTEAGRAELLERVLRNLEVQNAVLVSPSLSGRYALPFLMRGHHQLHGFVPIAPASTQNYTQEQFWAVKTPTLILYGELDRILAQESLQQLRHLPNHSVVKLRNAGHACYLHKPQDFHLVLLAFLDHLP